The Lytechinus pictus isolate F3 Inbred chromosome 17, Lp3.0, whole genome shotgun sequence genome contains a region encoding:
- the LOC129280271 gene encoding uncharacterized protein LOC129280271, with protein MDRRRTIGILTYAFFAATWRHVQAACNEPQPVSGTRHNGTLAIYSPGDVLIFTCDTGYKANYNPPTITCIDISNDIRWNPPSVSCDLDVVSLVIAIVVALVGIIVFVLAIIWLRKRRAERDSRRIRKKRASSNKYGNYEPRGSTRDGNVNHGMTEIEMDSMGIPMGANGSTMSRNGTNGHGPNGLLWSPPSARGQVTKEEEFAVLQRSRKSSATSQSSRTDNMPTKTPSGVHLNPNIGDVEFGAQNASTYNFKDIGSAMNAMAPPTLIANSMEMSLPMPDSISPRSTDENEDTEDDFNGLYAAVDKSRKTHDNNSNGSVKVEAMIEDDGYSAVGSSGNFTAHEEAISDDPYSEVKRNDLDEEDDYAVVKRVEETPEDVPEENDFDGLYAKVQK; from the exons TTCAAGCCGCTTGTAATGAACCCCAACCCGTTTCTGGTACCCGTCACAACGGGACTCTTGCGATCTACAGCCCAGGCGATGTTCTTATTTTTACCTGTGACACCGGCTACAAAGCAAACTACAACCCACCTACTATTACCTGTATCGACATCAGCAATGACATACGTTGGAATCCACCCAGTGTTTCGTGTGATTTAG ACGTTGTATCCCTCGTTATCGCCATCGTCGTCGCATTGGTTGGAATCATCGTCTTCGTCCTTGCCATCATTTGGTTGAGGAAAAGAAG GGCGGAGAGGGACTCGAGGCGTATCCGCAAGAAGAGGGCCAGCTCCAACAAATACGGCAACTATGAACCCCGAGGTTCGACCAGGGATGGTAACGTCAATCACGGCATGACTGAAATCGAGATGGATAGCATGGGTATACCGATGGGGGCCAACGGGAGCACGATGTCGAGGAACGGTACCAATGGGCACGGTCCGAATG GTCTTCTTTGGAGTCCGCCATCAGCTCGaggacaagtcaccaaggaggAAGAATTCGCCGTTCTTCAGCGAAGCCGCAAGTCATCGGCCACCTCGCAGTCAAGCCGTACCGACAACATGCCCACCAAGACACCCAGCGGCGTTCATCTCAACCCCAACATCGGCGACGTCGAATTTGGCGCGCAGAATGCGAGCACATACAACTTCAAGGACATTGGATCGGCAATGAACGCCATGGCGCCACCGACGCTGATTGCAAACTCCATGGAGATGTCGCTCCCAATGCCCGATTCGATCTCCCCGAGATCAACAGATGAGAATGAAGATACGGAAGACGACTTCAACGGCCTCTACGCGGCTGTCGACAAGTCAAGGAAGACACATGATAACAACTCAAACGGCAGCGTGAAGGTCGAGGCGATGATCGAGGATGACGGGTACTCGGCGGTCGGTTCGTCCGGTAATTTCACGGCTCATGAAGAGGCAATTTCGGATGATCCGTACTCGGAGGTCAAGAGGAATGATTTAGACGAAGAGGATGACTATGCCGTTGTAAAACGCGTTGAGGAAACACCAGAAGATGTTCCCGAGGAAAATGATTTTGATGGCCTGTACGCCAAGGTTCAGaagtaa